A DNA window from Haloferax volcanii DS2 contains the following coding sequences:
- a CDS encoding NADH-ubiquinone oxidoreductase-F iron-sulfur binding region domain-containing protein, which yields MLSAARRTADSVTVLRTGPTGISEYDPLVLATDAGRTAFFPTAETSRVRDLVTAMEDGELPTDGAAAVVDHDAERTTLPVPTDGPLAVGTRRVLGPCGWLDPLDPTAYQFHSLDRDASAVADAGLVGRGRCDAAADDPVADAWRRARETDGDPVVVVNANDADDRQRADRTLLAGSPMSVLDGVAAVAEYLGTTEAVIHVAETDTELQAHLREAIDAAADELPVVPVVVTGPDEYRAGEPTAALEAIEGVDRTEPRLQPPTPAEYGLYGRPTVIHTPRTFARVRLALADPEGTDRDAASTTRLLTVTGDVAAPATIEVGSDARLSTARNAVELEGSFKMACVGGVFGGLTRTLDVESTAAELTAAGLGTEGVVELLNDERCAVATAGERARFASEANSGRCVPGREGTVQLTELLRAVYRGSFDRAKIRELGRVMSRSSNCLLGAHAPRPVLTAMDEFESSFEAHADGRCPSGTCSDKL from the coding sequence GTGTTGAGCGCCGCACGTCGCACCGCCGACTCCGTCACGGTCCTCCGAACGGGACCCACCGGAATCAGCGAGTACGACCCGTTGGTTCTCGCGACCGACGCGGGGCGGACCGCGTTCTTCCCGACCGCGGAGACATCGAGAGTCCGAGACCTCGTCACCGCCATGGAAGACGGGGAGCTACCGACGGACGGTGCTGCGGCAGTCGTCGACCACGACGCCGAGCGGACGACGCTGCCAGTTCCGACGGACGGGCCGCTCGCGGTGGGAACGCGGCGCGTCCTCGGCCCCTGTGGGTGGCTCGACCCGCTGGACCCGACAGCGTATCAGTTTCACTCGCTCGATAGGGACGCGAGCGCCGTCGCGGACGCCGGGCTCGTCGGTCGAGGTAGATGCGACGCCGCCGCCGACGACCCGGTCGCAGACGCTTGGCGACGCGCGCGAGAAACCGACGGCGACCCGGTCGTCGTCGTGAACGCGAACGACGCGGACGACCGCCAGCGCGCGGACCGAACGCTCCTCGCCGGGTCGCCGATGTCGGTGCTCGACGGCGTGGCGGCCGTCGCCGAGTACCTCGGCACGACCGAGGCGGTCATCCACGTCGCCGAGACCGACACCGAACTGCAAGCACATCTTCGGGAGGCTATCGACGCCGCCGCGGACGAACTCCCGGTCGTGCCGGTCGTCGTCACCGGTCCCGACGAGTACCGCGCCGGCGAACCGACGGCGGCGCTGGAAGCGATAGAGGGGGTGGACAGAACCGAGCCCCGTCTCCAGCCGCCGACGCCGGCCGAGTACGGGCTCTACGGTCGCCCGACGGTCATCCACACGCCGCGGACCTTCGCCCGGGTACGGCTCGCGCTCGCGGACCCAGAGGGCACCGATAGAGACGCCGCATCGACGACGCGACTCCTGACCGTCACCGGCGACGTAGCCGCGCCCGCGACGATAGAGGTCGGCTCGGACGCCCGCCTCTCGACGGCTCGGAACGCCGTCGAACTGGAGGGGTCGTTCAAGATGGCCTGCGTCGGCGGGGTGTTCGGCGGTCTCACCCGGACGTTGGACGTCGAATCGACCGCGGCCGAACTGACCGCGGCCGGCCTCGGAACGGAAGGCGTCGTCGAACTGTTGAACGACGAGCGGTGTGCGGTCGCGACTGCCGGAGAGCGGGCGCGCTTTGCCTCGGAAGCCAACAGCGGGCGGTGCGTACCGGGACGGGAGGGAACCGTCCAACTCACCGAACTGCTGCGAGCGGTCTACCGAGGCTCGTTCGACCGAGCGAAGATACGCGAACTCGGTCGGGTCATGTCCCGGTCGAGCAACTGCCTGCTTGGCGCTCATGCACCGCGTCCGGTGCTGACCGCGATGGACGAGTTCGAATCGAGTTTCGAAGCACACGCCGACGGCCGCTGTCCGAGCGGCACCTGTTCTGACAAACTATGA
- a CDS encoding Rid family detoxifying hydrolase, giving the protein MKRTISTSDAPAAVGAYSQATTNGELLLTAGQLPLTPDGELLDDASVGDQTEQCLENVAAILAAEDASLDDVLKTTVFLDDIDDFEEFNEVYGEFFDEDPPARSAVEVGNVPKGAAIEIEAVAVTE; this is encoded by the coding sequence ATGAAGCGCACGATTAGCACTTCGGACGCTCCGGCGGCTGTTGGCGCGTACAGCCAAGCGACGACGAACGGCGAACTACTTCTCACCGCGGGACAGCTCCCGCTGACGCCCGACGGTGAGCTACTCGACGACGCCTCGGTCGGTGACCAGACGGAGCAGTGTCTCGAAAACGTGGCGGCGATTCTCGCCGCCGAGGATGCGTCCTTGGACGACGTGCTCAAAACGACAGTCTTCCTCGACGACATCGACGACTTCGAGGAGTTCAACGAGGTGTACGGCGAGTTCTTCGACGAAGACCCGCCGGCTCGGAGCGCGGTCGAAGTCGGCAACGTGCCGAAAGGAGCCGCGATAGAAATCGAAGCCGTCGCGGTGACCGAGTAG
- a CDS encoding glutathione-independent formaldehyde dehydrogenase, translating to MDAVVYKGEREVAVEAVEEPQIQHPNDVVIDITTTCICGSDLHMYEGRTAAEPGIVFGHENMGIVEEVGDAVSSLEVGDRVVAPFNVACGFCENCENGYTGFCTNVNPGFAGGAYGYVAMGPYQGGQAEKLRIPYADFNALKLPDGREHEDSFALLADIFPTGWHGTELANLESGDSVAIYGAGPVGLMTAYSAKLKGAAEIYVVDRVPSRLALAEEHCDATPINFEEGDPVEQIKEIHGGGVDKGVDAVGYQAIDPEKEADSAYDPARENPAVVINNLIRTVRPTGELGIPGLYVPDDPGAPDEMAAQGRLGIDFGLLFEKGQALGTGQCNVKEYNRQLRDMIIEGRADPSWVVSHRVGLEDAPEMYEKFDNREEGVTKVLLEP from the coding sequence ATGGACGCAGTCGTCTACAAAGGCGAACGAGAGGTCGCAGTCGAAGCGGTCGAAGAGCCCCAGATTCAACACCCGAACGACGTCGTCATCGACATCACGACGACCTGTATCTGCGGGTCCGACCTGCACATGTACGAGGGGCGGACGGCCGCGGAGCCGGGAATCGTGTTCGGCCACGAGAATATGGGTATCGTCGAAGAGGTCGGCGATGCCGTCAGCAGTCTCGAAGTGGGCGACCGCGTCGTCGCGCCGTTCAACGTCGCCTGTGGCTTCTGTGAGAACTGTGAGAACGGCTACACCGGCTTCTGTACGAACGTGAATCCGGGCTTCGCCGGGGGAGCGTACGGCTACGTCGCCATGGGCCCCTATCAGGGAGGACAGGCCGAGAAGCTCCGCATCCCGTACGCCGACTTCAACGCGCTCAAACTGCCGGACGGACGGGAACACGAGGACTCGTTCGCGCTGCTCGCGGACATCTTCCCGACGGGCTGGCACGGCACGGAACTCGCCAACCTCGAATCCGGTGACTCCGTCGCCATCTACGGGGCGGGTCCGGTCGGCCTGATGACCGCTTACAGCGCCAAACTCAAGGGCGCGGCCGAGATTTACGTCGTCGACCGCGTTCCCAGTCGCCTCGCGCTCGCCGAGGAACACTGTGACGCCACGCCCATCAACTTCGAGGAGGGCGACCCCGTCGAACAGATCAAAGAGATTCACGGCGGCGGCGTCGACAAAGGCGTCGACGCGGTCGGCTACCAGGCCATCGACCCGGAGAAGGAAGCCGACTCCGCGTACGACCCCGCCCGGGAGAACCCGGCCGTCGTCATCAACAACCTCATTCGGACGGTCCGACCGACCGGCGAACTCGGTATCCCCGGTCTCTACGTCCCCGACGACCCCGGCGCGCCCGACGAGATGGCCGCGCAGGGTCGCCTCGGCATCGACTTCGGCCTCCTCTTCGAGAAGGGGCAAGCCCTCGGCACCGGCCAGTGTAACGTCAAGGAGTACAACCGACAGCTCCGCGACATGATAATCGAGGGTCGCGCCGACCCGAGTTGGGTCGTCTCCCACCGCGTCGGCCTCGAAGACGCGCCCGAGATGTACGAGAAGTTCGACAACCGCGAAGAGGGCGTCACGAAGGTCCTGCTGGAACCCTAG
- a CDS encoding RNA-guided endonuclease TnpB family protein: MTELTETLELKLVEPNTHKHRKLCETEQAYQDALESAFNANCTTQSAANDVVVNYDLSGYAKNALKKYVPQLCGGSYDAKELHDDHPVRFTNEGPKLDHKPQNAIEWYVKIPHHDDYNLWLPAQPNPEQREWLEALHAGDAQMGECRLFDRDGEWYFHIVATRDVEERETSSVETPIGVDIGEASLLTVCHRDERGSPTAPNLWNDEGMRVRQLRETYFTATRRLQKRGSERIAESYGDELWRHIDHILHTVTSEVVSYADRFENPVLVLEDLTHIRENMDYGAFMNRRLHGWGFAKMHAQIRYKASEKGIRVETVNPAYTSKTCHCCGEAGYRPKQATFKCSNSACWVSEYQADVNAALNIADRYLSGESHSREHTDGDDSAEEGGRLTVPQDSQADADTQQETLGTYAS; this comes from the coding sequence GTGACCGAACTCACCGAGACGCTGGAACTGAAGCTTGTGGAACCGAACACCCACAAGCATCGGAAACTCTGTGAGACGGAACAGGCGTACCAAGACGCCCTTGAATCCGCGTTCAACGCTAACTGCACCACACAGTCGGCGGCGAACGACGTGGTAGTCAACTACGACCTGAGCGGCTACGCCAAGAACGCGCTCAAGAAGTACGTCCCACAACTCTGTGGCGGAAGCTACGACGCCAAAGAGCTTCACGACGACCACCCCGTTCGGTTCACGAACGAAGGCCCGAAGCTCGACCACAAGCCACAGAACGCTATCGAGTGGTACGTCAAAATCCCGCACCACGACGACTACAACCTCTGGTTGCCCGCGCAACCGAATCCCGAACAGCGAGAATGGTTGGAAGCGTTGCACGCAGGAGACGCACAGATGGGCGAATGTCGGTTGTTCGACCGTGACGGCGAGTGGTACTTTCACATCGTCGCCACGCGGGACGTGGAGGAACGAGAGACCAGTTCGGTGGAAACGCCGATTGGGGTAGACATCGGGGAAGCCTCTTTGTTAACGGTGTGTCACCGTGACGAGCGCGGCTCCCCGACTGCACCCAACCTCTGGAACGACGAAGGCATGCGAGTACGGCAACTCCGTGAGACGTACTTCACGGCGACTCGACGCCTTCAAAAACGCGGAAGCGAACGTATCGCTGAATCCTACGGCGACGAGTTGTGGCGACACATCGACCACATCCTTCACACGGTCACGTCGGAGGTCGTCTCCTACGCCGACCGATTCGAGAATCCCGTGTTGGTTCTGGAAGACTTGACGCACATCCGTGAGAACATGGACTACGGCGCGTTCATGAATCGACGGCTTCACGGATGGGGCTTCGCCAAGATGCACGCTCAGATTCGCTACAAGGCGTCTGAGAAAGGGATTCGTGTGGAGACAGTGAATCCCGCGTACACCTCGAAAACGTGCCACTGTTGCGGAGAGGCGGGCTACCGTCCGAAGCAGGCGACGTTCAAGTGTTCCAACTCGGCGTGTTGGGTTTCGGAGTACCAAGCAGACGTTAACGCCGCGCTCAATATTGCAGACCGCTACCTCAGTGGAGAGAGTCATTCAAGAGAACACACGGATGGCGATGACTCGGCTGAGGAAGGGGGACGTTTGACCGTCCCACAAGACAGCCAAGCCGATGCTGACACCCAGCAAGAGACGCTTGGAACGTATGCGTCTTGA
- the tnpA gene encoding IS200/IS605-like element ISHvo18 family transposase has protein sequence MKATRHATYNLNYHIVWIPKYRRSVLVGDVATRVRDILHEIADEKGLEIIDLTVQPDHIHLFVSSPPKHAPSLLANWFKGISSRKYNHRHADHDSEKIKWVRGYYAGTAGHVSSETVEKYIQRHEEDEQ, from the coding sequence ATGAAGGCCACACGGCACGCAACGTACAACCTCAACTACCACATAGTGTGGATACCGAAGTACCGTCGGTCGGTACTCGTCGGTGACGTTGCAACCCGTGTGCGAGACATCCTCCACGAAATCGCTGACGAGAAGGGGTTGGAGATTATCGACCTCACTGTCCAACCCGACCACATCCACCTGTTCGTCAGTAGCCCGCCGAAGCACGCTCCGTCACTTCTCGCCAACTGGTTCAAAGGCATCAGTTCGCGGAAGTACAACCACCGACACGCCGACCACGACAGTGAGAAAATTAAGTGGGTGCGAGGCTACTACGCGGGGACAGCAGGACACGTTTCGAGTGAGACTGTCGAGAAGTACATCCAGCGTCACGAGGAGGACGAACAGTGA